The Xiphophorus couchianus chromosome 5, X_couchianus-1.0, whole genome shotgun sequence genome includes a region encoding these proteins:
- the LOC114145186 gene encoding NLR family CARD domain-containing protein 3-like, translated as MSVSELTRIQKELVRRVSAENITQLLEALVADSVLNELEKESILEKSPVRAKKARDLFNTVIQKGDQACSKTIHHLRALDSYLCSELHLCSASSCTEGAVEKCQLELKSSLKKRFESVFEGIAKAGSTALLNQIYTELYITDGGTGEVLDEHEVRQIETASRKPHRPETTIRQEDIFKIPPGKDEPIRTVMTKGVAGIGKTVLTQKFTLDWAEDKAHQHIQLIFPFTFRELNVLKEKKFSLVEFVHHFFTETKEIFSFENFQVLFIFDGLDESRLDLDFHNEEILTDATESTSVDVLLTNLIRGKLLPSALLWITTRPAAANQIPPQWVGMVTEVRGFTDPQKEEYFKKRFRDVEQASRIMSHMKTSRSLHIMCHIPVFCWITATVLEDVLETREGGELPSTLTEMYIHFLVVQTKLKKVKYDGGAEADPHWSPESRKIIESLAKLAFHQLQKGNLIFYESDLTECGIDIRAASVYSGVFTQIFKEERGLYQDKVFCFVHLSVQEFLAALYVHFTFINSRINLMEDQPSSFRNVLKNIFKLNLTSLHQSAVDQALKSPNGHLDLFLRFLLGLSLETNQTLLQGFLPKTGSSSQTNQETVQYIKKMISENVSAEKSINLLHCLNELSDRSLVEEIQQSLSSGSLSADELSPAQWSALGFILLTSGEDLDVFDLKKYNASEEALFRLIPVVKVSNKVRLKDCNLSERSCEALASVLSSPSSNLTEVDLSNNNLHDSGVELLSSGLKSPHCKLETLRLGSCKLSGRTCEILSSVLSSQSCCLREIDLRNNNLQDSGEKLLSGSNCTLEIFRKPAGVQWLKPGLRKYSCQLTIDTNTAHRELKLSEDNRKVTREKELRLYPDHPDRFDDWPQLLCSNGLTGCHYWEIEWRGAVFISVSYRGIERKGCEDGTLFGWNDWSWSLRCYDVEDYSVWHKCKETVISSSVVSNRVAVYVDCPAGILSFYSVSSNSLIHLHTFHTTFTEPLYPGFWMIDSGSSVFLC; from the exons ATGTCAG TGAGTGAGCTTACCAGAATTCAGAAGGAATTGGTTAGAAGGGTGTCAGCAGAAAACATCACCCAACTGCTTGAAGCTCTTGTGGCAGATAGTGTCCTGAATGAGTTGGAGAAAGAGTCCATACTTGAGAAGAGCCCAGTCAGAGCCAAAAAAGCAAGGGATTTATTCAACACTGTGATCCAAAAAGGGGATCAAGCCTGCAGCAAGACAATCCATCACCTCAGAGCACTTGATTCATACCTGTGTTCTGAGCTGCATTTATGTTCTGCTTCATCCTGCACAGAAG GAGCTGTGGAGAAGTGCCAACTTGAACTTAAATCTTCCTTGAAGAAGAGGTTTGAGTCTGTGTTTGAGGGGATTGCTAAAGCAGGAAGTACAGCTCTTCTGAACCAGATCTACACAGAGCTCTACATAACAGATGGAGGGACTGGAGAGGTCCTTGATGAACATGAGGTCAGACAGATTGAAACAGCATCCAGGAAACCTCATAGGCCAGAAACAACAATCAGACAAGAAGACATCTTTAAAATCCCACCTGGAAAAGATGAACCAATCCGAACAGTGATGACAAAAGGAGTGGCTGGCATCGGGAAAACAGTCTTAACGCAGAAGTTCACTCTGGACTGGGCAGAAGACAAAGCCCACCAGCACATCCAGCTCATATTTCCATTCACTTTCAGAGAGCTGAAtgtgctgaaagagaaaaagttcagcttGGTGGAATTTGTTCATCACTTCTTTactgaaaccaaagaaatctTCAGCTTTGAAAacttccaggttctgttcatctttgatggCCTGGATGAGAGTCGACTAGATCTGGACTTCCACAACGAGGAGATCTTGACTGATGCCACAGAGTCCACCTCAGTGGATGTTCTGCTGACAAACCTCATCAGGGGGaaactgcttccctctgctctcctctggataaccacacgacctgcagcagccaatcagatccctCCTCAGTGGGTTGGCATGGTGACAGAGGTCAGAGGCTTCACTGACCCACAGAAGGAGGAGTACTTCAAGAAGAGATTCAGAGATGTGGAGCAGGCCAGCAGAATCATGTCCCACATGAAGACATCCCGAAGCCTTCACATCATGTGTCACATCCCAGtcttctgctggatcactgctacAGTTCTGGAGGATGTGTTGGAGaccagagagggaggagagctgCCCAGCACCCTGACTGAGATGTACATCCACTTTCTGGTGGTTCAGACCAAACTGAAGAAGGTCAAGTATGATGGAGGAGCTGAAGCAGATCCACACTGGAGTCCAGAGAGCAGGAAGATAATTGAGTCTCTTGCAAAACTGGCTTTTCATCAGTTGCAGAAAGGAAACCTGATCTTCTATGAATCAGATCTGACAGAGTGTGGCATCGATATCAGAGCAGCCTCGGTGTACTCAGGAGTGTTCACCCAGATCTTTAAAGAGGAGAGAGGGCTGTACCAGGACAAGGTGTTCTGCTTCGTCCATCTGAGTgttcaggagtttctggctgctcttTATGTCCATTTCACCTTCATTAACTCAAGAATTAACTTAATGGAAGACCAACCATccagttttagaaatgttttaaaaaacatttttaagttaaacCTAACAAGTCTCCATCAGAGTGCTGTAGACCAGGCCTTAAAGAGTCCAAATGGACACCTTGACCTTTTCCTCCGCTTCCTCCTGGGTCTTTCACTGGAGACCAATCAAACTCTTTTACAAGGTTTCCTTCcaaagacaggaagtagctcaCAGACCAATCAGGAGACAGTTCAGTACATTAAGAAGATGATCAGTGAGAAtgtgtctgcagagaaaagcataAACCTGCTCCACTGTCTGAATGAACTGAGTGATCGTTCTCTAGTGGAGGAGATCCAACAGTCTTTGAGTTCAGGAAGTTTATCTGCAGATGAACTGTCTCCGGCTCAGTGGTCAGCTCTGGGTTTCATCTTACTGACATCAGGTGAAGATCTGGACGTTTTTGACCTAAAGAAATACAATGCTTCAGAGGAGGCTCTTTTCAGACTGATACCAGTGGTCAAAGTTTCAAACAAAGTTCG ATTGAAGGACTGtaacctctcagagagaagctgtgaagctctgGCCTCAGTTCTCAGCTCTCCGTCCTCTAACCTGACAGAAGTGGACCTCAGTAACAACAACCTGCACGATTCAGGAGTGGAGCTGCTGTCTTCTGGGTTGAAAAGTCCACACTGCAAACTGGAAACTCTCAG ACTTGGATCGTGTAAACTCTCAGGGAGAACTTGTGAAATTCTGTCATCCGTTCTGAGCTCCCAGTCGTGCTGTTTGAGAGAGATCGACCTGCGGAACAACAACCTACAAGATTCTGGGGAGAAGTTGTTGTCTGGTTCAAACTGTACACTGGAGATATTCAG gAAGCCTGCTGGAGTCCAATGGTTGAAACCAGGTCTGAGGaagt ATTCCTGTCAACTCACCATCGACACAAACACAGCGCACAGAGAGCTCAAACTGtctgaagacaacaggaaggtgaCACGGGAAAAGGAGCTTCGGTTGTATCctgatcatccagacagatttgatgACTGGCCTCAGCTGCTGTGTAGCAATGGTCTGACTGGTTGCCATTACTGGGAGATTGAGTGGAGAGGAGCAGTTTTTATATCAGTGAGTTACAGAGGAATCGAGAGGAAAGGATGTGAAGATGGCACCTTGTTTGGATGGAATGATTGGTCCTGGAGTTTGAGATGCTATGATGTTGAAGATTACTCTGTCTGGCACAAATGCAAAGAAACAGTTATCTCCTCCTCTGTTGTCTCTAACAGAGTGGCAGTGTATGTGGACTGTCCTGCTGGTATTCTGTCATTCTACAGCGTCTCCTCTAACTCACTGATCCACCTTCACACCTTCCACACCACATTCACAGAACCTCTTTATCCAGGATTCTGGATGATCGATTCTGGttcctcagtgtttctgtgttga
- the LOC114145474 gene encoding piggyBac transposable element-derived protein 4-like produces MSSRKKKMTALEALELLVDHDSEIEEEVSEAEDSIEVNSESDDSDYEAIDENDVHVSRSKTFMSKNGEIQWSSSPTKHLGKQCAENIIKTVPGPTRMAVTRVTDIKSVFELFMPNAIQKIILQMTNLEGRRVFGENWKELDKMHLHAYLGVLILSGVFKSKDESTASLWDTETGRAIFRATMSLETFHIFSRVIRFDNRETRTARQETDKLAAIRTVWDKWVEHLPLFYNPGPNVTVDERLVEFRGRCSFRQYMPSKPAKYGIKIWAACDAKTSYVLNMQVYTGKPAGGAPEKNQGTRVVLDMSNGLRGHNITCDNFFTSYNLGQELLKRKLTMVGTVRKNRAELPAELLVTKNRDPHSSMFAFTDNTALVSYCPKKGKNVVLMSTLHKNAEISTREDHKPTMILDYNATKGGVDNLDKVTGSYSTKRMTARWPLVIFYNIIDVSAYNAFVIWTEIFPEWNVSKLYKRRIFLEELGKALVVPHIQRRHHMPRTPATAAVKEIQERTTPSTSVCEVSKSVCLCLCKCMLCVS; encoded by the coding sequence AtgagcagcaggaaaaaaaagatgacagcCCTGGAAGCTCTGGAACTTCTTGTTGATCATGACAGTGAAATAGAAGAGGAGGTTTCTGAAGCTGAAGACAGTATTGAGGTCAATTCTGAGTCTGATGATTCTGATTATGAAGCAATTGATGAAAATGATGTTCATGTCTCTCGAAGCAAGACATTCATGTCAAAAAATGGTGAAATTCAGTGGTCTTCATCTCCAACTAAGCACCTCGGAAAACAGTGtgcagaaaatataataaagacAGTGCCAGGGCCGACTAGGATGGCAGTAACTCGAGTCACAGATATCAAGTCGGTCTTTGAGCTATTCATGCCTAATGCAATACAAAAAATCATTCTTCAAATGACAAATCTAGAAGGAAGGCGAGTTTTTGGAGAGAACTGGAAAGAGCTGGACAAAATGCATTTACATGCATATTTGGGGGTCCTCATTCTGTCTGGAGTTTTCAAGTCAAAGGATGAATCAACAGCCAGTCTATGGGATACAGAGACAGGCAGGGCAATATTTCGGGCCACAATGTCTCTGGagacttttcatattttttccagagtAATCCGATTTGACAATCGAGAGACAAGAACTGCCAGACAGGAAACAGACAAACTAGCAGCTATTAGGACAGTGTGGGACAAGTGGGTTGAGCATCTTCCTCTGTTCTATAACCCAGGCCCTAATGTCACAGTGGATGAAAGACTTGTGGAATTCAGAGGTCGCTGCTCATTTAGGCAATATATGCCTTCCAAGCCAGCTAAATATGGCATAAAAATCTGGGCAGCATGTGATGCAAAAACCAGCTATGTTTTGAACATGCAGGTTTACACTGGAAAGCCAGCTGGAGGAGCCccagaaaaaaatcaaggtaCCAGGGTTGTGCTCGACATGTCAAATGGTCTCAGGGGGCACAACATAACCTGTGACAATTTTTTCACAAGCTATAACTTGGGTCAAGAACTTCTAAAAAGAAAGCTCACGATGGTTGGGACAGTCCGAAAGAACAGAGCTGAACTCCCCGCTGAGCTACTGGTGACAAAGAACAGGGACCCTCACTCATCCATGTTTGCCTTTACAGACAATACAGCCCTGGTGTCATATTGCCctaaaaaggggaaaaatgttGTGCTCATGAGCACTTtgcataaaaatgctgaaatcagCACACGAGAGGACCATAAACCAACTATGATCCTTGACTACAATGCTACCAAAGGCGGGGTGGACAATCTGGACAAGGTCACAGGATCATACAGCACCAAGAGAATGACTGCACGCTGGCCACTGGTCATCTTTTACAACATCATTGATGTATCAGCATACAACGCATTTGTCATTTGGACAGAAATCTTTCCGGAGTGGAATGTGTCAAAGCTGTACAAGAGACGCATTTTCTTAGAAGAGCTGGGCAAGGCACTTGTAGTACCACATATACAACGAAGACACCATATGCCAAGGACCCCAGCTACTGCAGCTGTAAAGGAGATCCAGGAGAGGACTACACCCAGTACATCAGTGTGTGAGGTAAgtaaaagtgtgtgtttgtgtttgtgcaagtGCATGTTATGTGTGTCTTAG